The genome window CAAAACCATCACCTTTGAACAAGACTATAGATACATTTTATGAATTAccaataaagatatttgaCTCTGAACTCAACTATTCTTTAGCTTATAACCATCTATCCTACAAATGTCCTCAAATTGACTTGAACCTAAgttcaattttatatagTCAGCTGCTTGAAAGTCTAAAACATAATATCTCTTTATctaaatcttcaaaatcaaaaacattaaagATTTCCCAGGACCAACTGAACAATATGaacaatgataatataaagaCTAATATGGCGATGTACCGAACCGTTAGTTCTACTTCTTTAACTAGCACTAATTCCGGCAGAAATACAAGCGATATCGATATGATTAGAAATGATATCGCAGATTCGGGAAGTATGACAAGCAGTATTAACCAATACAAAGAATTTGGATCGACAAGAAGTGATTCAGTTCATTGTTTAGCTAACGAAAGTATGTTTCACTCCTCAAATAATCCCTTTAAGGAATCATTATTAAGAGATGCGTCTTCTAACTTGGTTCCGAACACTTTATCTTTTGACATAGAATCTGAAGGAATCCACACAGGTAACCTTAAAAGAGAATTTGAACAGAAGAAGGACATGCTACTGGGTttaaaattacaagaatATAGAAATCTAAAGTTGTATCatgatatatttagtttatgagcaattatataatgatatacCAGAACTGAAATGTTTTTGAGTGTTTGCAGAATTTTCACCATTACCTTTAAACTTATCTGGAGAATATGATATCGCCAATTGATCCGTTTCTATAGGATTTGACACAACCAAATTAATTCTTAAATCATTGTAGTCAGTTAAATGTTGTGTAAACTCAGGTCCAGGAAGTTCATCAATATTCCGAGACATAATTCCTCCAAATTCTATCATATCTTTTCCCCATTGGATGAGATTACCATTTAAACTTCCAAGAAGCATACCATTTTGACTACATATATTACccttcattttttgattatcGGTTGTAAAAGGTAGTCGAAGTTCGTTGATGATTGAACAGTTCATTCTGGTGtctaaaatatcaatactGTTTGAATTCCGTTTAATACTATAGAGATAGTGTTCATTTTCTgacattaatatttgatagaCACCATTACCTTCTTTCGATCTATATTTTATGTTTATTTGTTCACTACGAGTATCAATTAAGccaatttcatttttgtaaGTTCCAAAATGAAATACTGAACGAGTATTATCTAGAAATGGATATTCTGAGAAGCATGAAACTATAGATTTATGACTTGATTTCCCTATTATTCTGTTTGTTAGTCTTGATGTCCAAATTGGCTCTTTATAGGATGCATCATATAAcgaaattttattttttattgaacCTGTTAGAAATTGTTTTTGcgaaataaatttaatgcTATATGCTGTTTCATATTTCTCGTTTTTATCATTGGTGACATTATAACTAAGTAATGGTTTAGTAGAAGTGCTGTCAAGTTCatcatttaatgaataaGCTTGAAGTGGTAAATCTTTGCTTGAaagtaatataatattagtGTCggtattattaaataatgagtATTTTGGATTTACAGCGCTGCTTACAGTTGATGAAAATCTAAAAAATCTAGTAAATGGAACCATCTGTTGGTTAAAATGTTGATCACTAGAGTTCTCAGGAATAAGATATTGTCGAATTCCATAATCGCTATTAACAGCCACAATAGATGTGCCATCGGCAGCCCAATATAGGTCTTGACATATATTTGGCTTCCTTAATTTTGAGGCCTTTTCTGTATCAAGCTTAGGATCTGATAATTCAGGGTACttataatttgaagatCGAGTTGTATTTCTCcaaatttctttttctttattccATGTTGTTACCAAATTACTTCCCTCAAATATCGTCTTGGTAGAGCATTGTAATAAAATGTTATGAAATTGATCCATATCCAACCCCCTGTGAGCAACATTCTATTTTCAGCTTGGATTTATCATAagtttattcaatttaatCCAGTTTGTAAAGAAATTCATCTCATACTCATGAACTTTAAGCAgctatatttattgttcactatttatattttttaaaaaagtatgtaattattcaaaaaggcatataaataatttacataatgaatatatatgatatttgAGTACATAGACTGAATGTTTAATATAACAAtagaataatatattatatataaatatatatcttttataaatGTATTTTGTGATTGTATTTCAAACCAGATACTGTAATACGCAAAAGATTGAATAATCCAATGGATTAAATATAAGATGGCTATGGtattaatgatgaattgaatCAAAACCATTGagttatcaaaatattttacaatgaACATAGTCTAATGTAGAATACAATGAACATTGAAAACTGCTATATATAGTACAGACTTTAGTTTTCagttaattaattttaattaaaattaaatgtttGGTTAACATTGGAACCAAAGCCGAAAGTATTCTCGGATGTTTGTGGAGCCATGTTTTCATCAATAGCGTCGTCTTCTTCACCAAAGTAAGTTTCAATAATAGTGTATGCCTTTTCataaattttatcattctCGTTTTGTTGACAGTTGAAGATTTTTTCCATGCCACCAGCTTTTTCTATGTAATCagcattttcattaattgtAAGCCCACGAGCTTCTTTATCGGCTTCACccatcttcaaaatattttctaatgcatCTAAAGTGACTTCAACGATTTTGTTGTCAGCAATTTCTAATAGATCACACAATGGCTTTATACAACCTTGAGCAACTAAATATCTAATTATTTCCGGTCTATGTAAACCACCAGAGGAGGCATTGGAGATTGCCCAACATGCTTCctttttagttttataatCTGCCGTTTCCAATAACCTGATTAAGGATGGTAAAATATCAGCGTCTATTACGGATTGAATTTGATCAGTGTTACCAGCTGTGATATTTGAAATAGTCCAACAGGCTTCTTTTCTAATGGATTCCTTTGGAGAAGATAATAAGTGTCTTAAAGCTACGAGGACACCAGAATTGATGACAACTTGAGTTTGTAAATCAGTACCAGTAACAATGTTTCCTACCGCTCTTAAAGCAGGTGTTTGAACAAGAGTTGATTGATGGGTCAACAATTCAACCAATCTTTTTGGGATTCTTGCGTCAATAACAGCTTGGATAGCTTCGGAAGGACCATCAGATAAGTACGAGATAGCCCAGCAAGCATCGATCAAAGTCTCGGTATCCAAAGAGTATATTAGCTTTGCTAAAGTTGGCAAAGCCTTTGAGACAATAGTCCAATCTGGTTGCGGTTTCTTACCTCTACATAAATTGGATAAAGTCCAGGTAGCTGTTCTAATTAAAGACGTTTTGTTTGTGTTGAATAACCCTAAAATTGGATCCATAGCCCCGCTTTGTAGGACATGGTCTCTGTATTGTGTGGAATCACCTGCGACGTTACCCAAAGCCCAAATAGCTTGTTCTTGGACTTCAACGGTACCTGTGTACAACAGCTGAATGAACAATGGAACTGCACCAGCCTCGACTACTACTTGGGTTTGTGATGATGAACCGGATGCAATATTGGTTAAAGCCCAAGCTGCTTCCAATTGCAACATTTCCGGTTGATTTTCATTCATGAAGTTTATCAGAGTTGGCACGACACCAGATTGAATAACCAATTCGATTGGGGGATTATTTTCTcttgataatatttgtCTAAATTTGACTGTTGCATTTAATTGTTCTTGCATGTCGTTTGACTGAATTTGTTTAATCATTTGTGGTAATTCGACTTGCAATTGATCGTAAAACTGTTTATCGGCAGCTGAAACGTCATCCTCATCTTCTGAATCAGAGGCATCGGCATGAGAAGCGCCTGCAGCGTTAAAGTTTCTTCTCTTCGCCAAAGCCTCATCTCTCTTGGCCTTTCTCAACTCGACCTGCTGTGTGTCTCTTCTACGACGCAATTCATCGGCAGAGAATCTACCTTTATTCTTGAAATTCGTACGCCTGTACTCTGGCACGAACTTATTAGTGGAATCTTCTTCGTTCATATCGAAAATCGTGTGTAGTATATGAGTTTCTATATCTCGCTAAATGTAGCTTATTTACTCCAATAACAATAGTAAGAGACTAAGAGACAAGCAAACACGATGTAAAACGATAAATACgcatatacatacatatacacATGTACTCTATTTCTTAAATGtatctttcaaaaatattgtaataaataataagttTATAATCTTACTGAACCATGCatgtaatttattcaatgtTTAGTGTATATATTGCGAAAAGCTCTTAATCGTGTAACggaacaaaaaaatatgatcaCACATGATATTCAATAATCAAATCTCATCATTGACCATCACACAAAATGAATGAGCTCGTCATTGTTGATCACGCGAACGCTCAGAGAAAGCTGCAGGCGcagaaagaaaatttttttccGTTTTATTCTCGTTTTGGCGGGTGGGGGCAGTTAGGCGGGAAACGCACCGGATGCGTGAAGAAATAGAGAAAGACATAAATTGTCACGTGCATATCACGTGATTGTCACGTGATATGCACGTGCTGAGGTTATGCACAACGACACAAGAAGGCACATTGTGTCACAGAGGGGTGCGTGCCACCAGTATAGCACAATAGATTATCGAATACGCTAAGTGGTTTGTTAAactatatacatacatagGCGTATAAATGGTGACAGGGGTCTCCTGCAGCTCAATTTTTGTGGGCACGTTACAGGCGTGTTTTTTGTGAGCAGTGACCTCGAAACTTACTTTCTGGGGACTTAGCAATGATTAATAACTTTTAAATTGATGGCGAGAAAAAAGATCAGAGAGGAATTGTCGAGGCTTCAGTAAAGTGGCTTGACGTTGTAGGTCACCTACAACAGTAACATGACTGCACCGGCAACAGCACCACCAACGGCGCCTAATTCTAGATTGTTTACTGGACGGGCTGTAGCGCAGCCTGCGTTGGAGGAGGAACGAGCAGCAGCCGCAGAGGAACCGGAAGCAGCCGTGGAACTGGTGAAAGAAACCCAACTGTTGTACATAGAACTCATCTCATTGGCAGTGTAGGAGGCATGTACCGAAAAAAACGAGGACATTTTAGAGTCTAATGAAGCTGCTGAGACAGAAGCGACAGAAACAGAGGATTGTAAAGAAGCAGAATTCTCGGCAGCAGCAACCATGGATGTGATGGCggcaataataatagaagaTTGACtgaatttcattttttatgGATATTTAGTTTATATGACCAGGTTCAAAGGCTGTATGTCCTGGTACTACTTGGCTTATGATGATACAATTGTAGTATATTAAAATCggcaaagaaaaatttaactgGTAGACCTATCCgctatttatatacattttcAGATTGCCAAACTCTTGACATTTTGGCACCCTGTCTTAGCCCATTCGAGCAAGAGCCAGTTTGTCTTATTTCAGGCATTTGCAAGCGATAAACAGTCGAAACCCTCTCGAGAACTGTTAGGTTAGTGAATTCCAGAATATTGCTAGTGAAACAATAGCAAATACGCCCATTAAACGCTTAAATGGATAGTAATTGCACCCAAATTTTAAACGAATACCTTTAATGTCAAAAATACTACCCACATATAAAGACAGATGTCTTGGTCCTGTCAAGTCTTCGCCTAGATTTTTAAATCTCATATTGTTGCACGTCATTACCCATCTACAAACATTAATTGTCAATCAGGCTCCCAATTACTTGTAGCCCCATACTTGGGAATTAAAAGTAGTAAACACGTACCCTCTCACCCACGCCTGCTAAGATATATGTCAAGATCTACTATGTCAAGCAATTCAATAGACATCAAGAGTGAACTTGAAAAGTTAGGGCCATCTTATGCATTCAAATACATTACCAAAATATGTACCTATTTGGAGCTACTGTCAGCTACCGGTTGTCAAACTAGAGCTACTTGAAACGATACGACACGTTACATCGCCGCGGTCTGGTAGGAGCAGATATGGCCATAAATTTGAAAGGTGCAGAGGTTTCAAATTATACATGGTGTATAATTTACAATCATACGTTACTCTGTGGAGCCTAACCCCCCTCTCTCAAAAGCCATAGTTTCTTGAGTAACCGATGGCGTTGCTAGAAGTAAATCTAACCTCTCAGTATGCAATGACTGTTAAGGCGCAAGATAAAAACACCTTCGGGGTTCAAGATATTTGCAAACTGCACCCcgtaataaaaaaagatatacaAAATACAGACCATGTTAAATATATCCATCAACAACTCAAAGGTGGATTGTAAGAACAAATCCTGTCTGGATAATGATTAACAACCAACTATCGCTCAAACTAATATCATCTAGAATTCAGAATATATGATGTAACACTAAATCAAGATTCTCCCTCTTTCTAATAAATGGTtcttgataattttattgggtttattagaatataaaattataaaaagtACTTCTATGTtgattaattattataattaaattacgGTTTATAAAAAAGTATAAGAactgttattattaattaatgtaAAAATTTTGGTTGTCACAAATTGAGACGTATGTTTTCTTGAACTTAAATAAAAGTTTCCTTGAAGACCGGAAATGtccaatatttaaagaatttaagTATTCGTTGTTTTTTATCTCATAAAAACTAGGTAAATGTATCTATACATTTGGTTGGTTCACAGTAGTTCCACCTGATGCTGCCCTATGGGCTGCATTGGCAGCGTCTATGCCAGTGTTCTTCTCTTGAATAAAAGCATCATTGGATGAAGCGCCGGTTGAGAATGTGTGTTGATCAGCAGTTGTCACAGGTACATTGTTGCCAACTTGATTAGTTGCAACACCGTCTTCGGCTACTCTTTGTTCCGTACCTGCCTGTGGGACGCCAGCACCTGTCTCATAAGCGTACGTTTTCTCAATTGGTTCCGATAAGGTCAGAGCACTAGAACGATGGACCTTTGAATTCATAGAAGAACCAGTTTTAAATAATCCTGCTCCTCCGTAGTTTCTACCAACAGGAACAACAATATTGACGATTACTAGAATTAAgctaataataaacaaaacaGCGGCCAAACCAGCAAAGGCGACGGATGTCTTAATAGAGTTACAGGCACGGCCGCTACTTTGATTACCGTATTGACCTGTAAATTCATTGTAAGTGCCACCTGACATTCCATAATCACCCATAGATCCATAATTAGGATTGTACGTAGACGATTGTTTATTGCTACAGCCATTCTTACCAACTGAATCGGCAATTACTATGAAAGCAGAAATCCATAAGCCTGCCATTATGAATTCTCCAATCAATAGTAGCCCTGCCATAACTAAACCAGGAGTCACCAATGAGCCTATGATAACGGCAagcaaaataaaaaaccGAGATAACACCAACAGCCAACCCGTAGTTAATTTTTTACTTCCATGGAATCCAAACTCATGAATTGCGAATGATAAAAGTGACATTACAATAACAGATGCAGCAAATTCGCAGAGTCTCAACCCAGTCAAGGGAAGAGTTCTCGTTACAAAGCTCGATACCATTGTTGTTTTAAATACTCTCACGTAATCaatgattatttttattgaactCAAGTAAAATTTCTTGTCTCACACAAATGTCCCAGACTTCGAAATATTCTTATTGTAAAAGTtgtcaaaaaaataataaaggCAGTACACTTACATTTCTATAATTGGGacttttattatatttcgATACAGAATTGTAACCtctatttatatcatttaatgtCAGACCAcaaattaatcaattacGCTGTTTATTGGATTCAGTTCTTCTATTAAATTCCATGATCCCTAAATTAAGGTAATAACTATATCATCTATAAAACCAACAATAATCcgattttttcaattataattGACACTATGATGGGATTTTATCCTTAGTTGATTACAGCTAATAACATAAACCTCAATTGacaatttcttttatttatttaatatatttatcctGTCATACTTACCGATAACTTTTCACATAGTGATGGATATAGCCGTGTTGAAAATTAGGCTCGGAAGAACCTTACATATGgtaaatatcattaattgaaaaaaggaatgaataataattattttactGTTGGGGTTACAAtgtaatattgttttattgttGAGGTTACAATATAATGTTActttaattcattatataataaatttaatgataaatattattcatgCTAGGCGAATATTTGTCGATAATGGTCTTGAACGGCCTTCTCTTTCCAATGGAGGGACATTCTTCTCGACACTTTTTGAGAGTGGAATTGATCCCATAAGACCTTTACTTTCTGCAAGAGTAGCGTTTCTGATATATTGAGGATCCTCTTGATAATACTCATCAATGATTGGGTGCAGTAAaattgtttgttttttaattgtcAATGTACTATTTGTAGGCACTGCAGTCCAATCGCCTCTCTCAAAAGTTAATGGCTCAGAGGCAACCATAATAACATCTTGATTTCTATCTAACCTTTCCATCCTGTATTCTCCAGGGGAAACCTCTACGAAACTTGATCCACAACTGAAATGTAAGGAAGCTGCTTCATCAACTTTTGATGTAATATATCGTGAAACAACGACAGTTGAGCCATCCGTAACGgcaaaatttaataaagatgGTTCAACCTTTATTTCATCCGTattcataatttttgtccaatcttttatatattctataGTCTTCAACAATGCTTGTCTTAATATAGTATGACCAAATTGACCTTCTTTATCTTTTGGATTGGCTCctaatttttctaatgTATCTAGAAACAGTGCAAAAGCACATTCTGAGTCGGTACTACCTTgtagaaaatttaaataatcatcatcaatatgatttaataatttccttttaattttttggaaattAGATATTCCACCATTATGCATAAAACATAAATTGTGATAAGTGAATGGATGACAATTTGTCTCTGATAAAACACCATATGTAGAAGCACGGACATGAGCAAATATTAAGTctgattttgttttttctgCTAATGTGGacaaattttgattattcCAAGCTGGAGTAATAGCTTTAAAAATGCATGGTCCATCTTTGTCTAATTCTACATCTAATGGATAATATGCAACACCAAAACCGTCCCCATTCATGGGACGCCTTCTATCTAAACGTAATCGACTGTCGTATGACTGATTTATAATTGAATGAGCTGGCCTCGTAAGTAGATGGGATAGCCGTATTGGTTCCTTCCCTTTAAAGATCAAAAATCTAC of Tetrapisispora phaffii CBS 4417 chromosome 6, complete genome contains these proteins:
- the RRI1 gene encoding COP9 signalosome catalytic subunit RRI1 (similar to Saccharomyces cerevisiae RRI1 (YDL216C); ancestral locus Anc_2.67) produces the protein MSLENIQFSELDEAIRSHYDQKCDDNGKHNKNKHAELPNQEYLETSRSIYETSHRLESNFDNSESWGNNPNYFNQVLLSKLAACKMLNHGHRGEDIEVMGILVGTTIENNIVIHDTFEIPVEGTETRVNAQMESYEYMVQYAEEVIENNEKQSTIVGWYHTHPGYGCWLSNVDIQTQKLNQSYQDPYVAVVLDPHKSSKEGIIELGAFRTKPSPLNKTIDTFYELPIKIFDSELNYSLAYNHLSYKCPQIDLNLSSILYSQLLESLKHNISLSKSSKSKTLKISQDQLNNMNNDNIKTNMAMYRTVSSTSLTSTNSGRNTSDIDMIRNDIADSGSMTSSINQYKEFGSTRSDSVHCLANESMFHSSNNPFKESLLRDASSNLVPNTLSFDIESEGIHTGNLKREFEQKKDMLLGLKLQEYRNLKLYHDIFSL
- the SRP1 gene encoding karyopherin alpha (similar to Saccharomyces cerevisiae SRP1 (YNL189W); ancestral locus Anc_2.63), producing MNEEDSTNKFVPEYRRTNFKNKGRFSADELRRRRDTQQVELRKAKRDEALAKRRNFNAAGASHADASDSEDEDDVSAADKQFYDQLQVELPQMIKQIQSNDMQEQLNATVKFRQILSRENNPPIELVIQSGVVPTLINFMNENQPEMLQLEAAWALTNIASGSSSQTQVVVEAGAVPLFIQLLYTGTVEVQEQAIWALGNVAGDSTQYRDHVLQSGAMDPILGLFNTNKTSLIRTATWTLSNLCRGKKPQPDWTIVSKALPTLAKLIYSLDTETLIDACWAISYLSDGPSEAIQAVIDARIPKRLVELLTHQSTLVQTPALRAVGNIVTGTDLQTQVVINSGVLVALRHLLSSPKESIRKEACWTISNITAGNTDQIQSVIDADILPSLIRLLETADYKTKKEACWAISNASSGGLHRPEIIRYLVAQGCIKPLCDLLEIADNKIVEVTLDALENILKMGEADKEARGLTINENADYIEKAGGMEKIFNCQQNENDKIYEKAYTIIETYFGEEDDAIDENMAPQTSENTFGFGSNVNQTFNFN
- the TPHA0F02390 gene encoding uncharacterized protein (similar to Saccharomyces cerevisiae YDL218W; ancestral locus Anc_2.61); translation: MVSSFVTRTLPLTGLRLCEFAASVIVMSLLSFAIHEFGFHGSKKLTTGWLLVLSRFFILLAVIIGSLVTPGLVMAGLLLIGEFIMAGLWISAFIVIADSVGKNGCSNKQSSTYNPNYGSMGDYGMSGGTYNEFTGQYGNQSSGRACNSIKTSVAFAGLAAVLFIISLILVIVNIVVPVGRNYGGAGLFKTGSSMNSKVHRSSALTLSEPIEKTYAYETGAGVPQAGTEQRVAEDGVATNQVGNNVPVTTADQHTFSTGASSNDAFIQEKNTGIDAANAAHRAASGGTTVNQPNV
- the SWT21 gene encoding Swt21p (similar to Saccharomyces cerevisiae YNL187W; ancestral locus Anc_2.66), translated to MDQFHNILLQCSTKTIFEGSNLVTTWNKEKEIWRNTTRSSNYKYPELSDPKLDTEKASKLRKPNICQDLYWAADGTSIVAVNSDYGIRQYLIPENSSDQHFNQQMVPFTRFFRFSSTVSSAVNPKYSLFNNTDTNIILLSSKDLPLQAYSLNDELDSTSTKPLLSYNVTNDKNEKYETAYSIKFISQKQFLTGSIKNKISLYDASYKEPIWTSRLTNRIIGKSSHKSIVSCFSEYPFLDNTRSVFHFGTYKNEIGLIDTRSEQINIKYRSKEGNGVYQILMSENEHYLYSIKRNSNSIDILDTRMNCSIINELRLPFTTDNQKMKGNICSQNGMLLGSLNGNLIQWGKDMIEFGGIMSRNIDELPGPEFTQHLTDYNDLRINLVVSNPIETDQLAISYSPDKFKGNGENSANTQKHFSSGISLYNCS
- the DUG3 gene encoding glutamine amidotransferase subunit DUG3 (similar to Saccharomyces cerevisiae DUG3 (YNL191W); ancestral locus Anc_2.60), with protein sequence MCRFLIFKGKEPIRLSHLLTRPAHSIINQSYDSRLRLDRRRPMNGDGFGVAYYPLDVELDKDGPCIFKAITPAWNNQNLSTLAEKTKSDLIFAHVRASTYGVLSETNCHPFTYHNLCFMHNGGISNFQKIKRKLLNHIDDDYLNFLQGSTDSECAFALFLDTLEKLGANPKDKEGQFGHTILRQALLKTIEYIKDWTKIMNTDEIKVEPSLLNFAVTDGSTVVVSRYITSKVDEAASLHFSCGSSFVEVSPGEYRMERLDRNQDVIMVASEPLTFERGDWTAVPTNSTLTIKKQTILLHPIIDEYYQEDPQYIRNATLAESKGLMGSIPLSKSVEKNVPPLEREGRSRPLSTNIRLA